CATTGAGAAGCGTCGAAAGGCCGGTATCCGACGTCTGAGAAAGGCATTTGGCATAGAGCCATAAAATTTTTAAAAAAGTTTTTTAAGAAAAGGACGTTTTTGAAGCCAGAATCCTATTGTATAAGTGTAAGGCAAAACGCCAGACACAAAAAATATTTCAGGAGGTAAGAAAAATGGCAATTGAAAAAAACGTCGAATCCGTCGGGATGAAGGTGACCGTGAACCATGGGGAAGTGGGTGGAAAGATCGTAAAATCGTCTAAAACCTACGGCGACGTCGATCCCGAAGTGACCGATGCTGCCTTTGTGGCCACCGCCAAAGCCATCACCGGCATGCAGGAACCCATTCGGGAAAAGCAGGTGAAGGTGACAGCGGAAGAGCTGGTTGAAATCGCATAGCGATTTCAACAATGGAGAATGAAAGGGTAGGGCACGGCGCCCCCGTCGTGCCGTAAAAAGGATCAAATGACGCGGAACCACGGGGGCGTGGTTCCCTACAAAATTAAAATTCGAGAGGAGATTCACAAAATGCCAACAACCAACAAAGATTTATCCATCTATTTTCAGCGAGCGGACGGGAAGGAGTTTAAGATCACCATTCCCGATTACAAGGAGGGCATCACCGATGCCGAGATCAAGGCAGGGGCACAGGCCATTTTGGACCAGGGCGCCTTTCTGCCCGATGGGTTCGGTCTGGTCAAGGTGACCGGCGCCGTGAGAGTCGATACCACCAAAACCGAGGTGGTCATTGAAGAAGCGGTTTAAAAAAGGGGCGAAAGCCCCTTTCTTCAACTTTCCACCTTCTACTAAATAAAGAAGGGAGTACCAATGAAAAATCACTACAAACGTATCAGTCGAAGATTAATCCTGTCAATTCTCATCCTAATTTCCTGCGTCTTTTTAACAAGCCTCTGCGTTGCGCCGGAAGAGGGGCGGGAGCCGGTGCCGGAGGCTTCTGCGGGACCGGCTACTCCGGAAATGCCACAGGAGCCGGAAGTGCCGGAATTGGCGGAGGAAGCTCTGCCCCTCATGGCAACACCTCACTTTACCATGGAGGAATACTGCTGTGACTGCCCGGGCTACTGCGATGGCTGGCCCTGCGCCATGGAGCCGGAGCTTTTAGAAAAGATCGAAGCCCTGCGCTGTTATTTTGGACGGCCGGTCATCATCACCTCGGGCGTGCGGTGCGAGGCGCGCAACGAGGAGGTTGGAGGCGTCAGCTGGTCCTTTCACAAGCGGGGCTGCGCGGCGGATCTGTACTGCCCGGGGGTGGGCGTTGGGGATCTGGCCGCCGGGGCAAAGGACTGCGGGCTGAATATTCTGCCTTATTACAGCAGTGGCTACATCCATGTGGAGATTAAGCCCTGAGGCAGAGAGGATGGGTGGCGCGTTATGAAAGCTTTGCGTTTAAAACAAAGGTTTTATAGTTGGGCTTGGCCCATCCGTAGACCTGAAATCCTTCCTGGCTGAGAAGATCAATGATTTCAGATTTATGGTAGATGTGGTGGTCACCGGAATTGCTGTGGGCCATAGCGCTGTTTAAAAAGCCAGTCAACACTTTAAAAGGGGTCGTTGGATCGCCCAGTATGAGGGTCCCGTCTTTTTTTAAAACACGCTGTATCTCACAGATAACCGATTTTGGGTGGGGGTAGTGATGAAAGGAAGCATTGCAGACAATCACGTCAAACTTATCGGCCTCATAAGGCAGTTTTTCGGCGTCACCTACCACAAAATGAACATCACGCAGCCGTTTTTCGGCCTGAGCGATCATGGCCTCTGAAATGTCCAATCCGTAATAATCAGCGTCCAGACGCTTTTGAAGGCGGGCGATGATATTGCCATTGCCGCAGCCCAGGTCTAAAATTGTTTTTGGATTTAAATCAAGAACGCGGTTCACGATAGCGTCATACATACATTCGACAAATTTTCCATCATGACTTTGGTCATAATCCTCCGCGGTGCTGTTAAAATAGTCGATGGTGGTCTGCTTAGTGTTCTTGGTGTTTTTCATAATAATTCCTCCATTGATTTAGATTCATTGACAAATATTCAATGAATGGTTATTTTTTAACCCGCCTGTAAAGGCGGGGTGTGGTTATGGTGCTATTTTAAGATTAAGGTGAGCATCTGCCGTATAAAAAGGTTTTTTTCTTTGACAGAGCCGACGGCATTGTTAGTGACGGCCATCTGGCCGCCCCATATAAAGCGCGACAGCATATGTGCGTCCTGTTTTTCGATTTCTCCGCGCGCCATCAGGCTTTTAATATAGGCTTCAAGATGTGGAAAAATCTCTTTTGACATATATACTTCCAGCTGGGCATGAAAGAGTTCATTGCCGTCTTTATCGAAAAAGTCGCGGTATTTATAGTTTTCTGCTTCGTTTTCGGATATTTTTTCCAATATTTTGATACACTCGGCTAAGGG
The DNA window shown above is from Eubacterium limosum and carries:
- a CDS encoding DUF2922 domain-containing protein, which produces MPTTNKDLSIYFQRADGKEFKITIPDYKEGITDAEIKAGAQAILDQGAFLPDGFGLVKVTGAVRVDTTKTEVVIEEAV
- a CDS encoding YcbK family protein; its protein translation is MKNHYKRISRRLILSILILISCVFLTSLCVAPEEGREPVPEASAGPATPEMPQEPEVPELAEEALPLMATPHFTMEEYCCDCPGYCDGWPCAMEPELLEKIEALRCYFGRPVIITSGVRCEARNEEVGGVSWSFHKRGCAADLYCPGVGVGDLAAGAKDCGLNILPYYSSGYIHVEIKP
- a CDS encoding class I SAM-dependent methyltransferase, yielding MKNTKNTKQTTIDYFNSTAEDYDQSHDGKFVECMYDAIVNRVLDLNPKTILDLGCGNGNIIARLQKRLDADYYGLDISEAMIAQAEKRLRDVHFVVGDAEKLPYEADKFDVIVCNASFHHYPHPKSVICEIQRVLKKDGTLILGDPTTPFKVLTGFLNSAMAHSNSGDHHIYHKSEIIDLLSQEGFQVYGWAKPNYKTFVLNAKLS
- a CDS encoding TetR/AcrR family transcriptional regulator, encoding MRVSKDPEIRKQEILDVAMRVFAEKGYESTTMKDIAKEAGVVAGLCYHYFQNKHALYQEALTQYAKACSKPFADVFKQTGLPLAECIKILEKISENEAENYKYRDFFDKDGNELFHAQLEVYMSKEIFPHLEAYIKSLMARGEIEKQDAHMLSRFIWGGQMAVTNNAVGSVKEKNLFIRQMLTLILK